AAAGCGCTTCGAGATCTTGTTTCGGGTGGTGGTCCGCGTCTCCTGCTGGCGAGCCTTCCTTCGCCTTAAGGCAGCCTCCCGCTTGTCGTAGAACTCAAAAGCATCAAGGATTGATTCCTTGTACTCGTGCGTTTTGAAAATGCTTAGCATCTCCAAACCCTGCTCCAACTTCACCTGCAGGTTATTGCACAGAATGACAAATCAACGTCCCAGGTAAGTCATATGCTCGAGTATACTAGTTGCAATAACTCTTGGATGATCAATAAACTACGTTAACAAAAGCAGATCAACCGCATCCAGTGGAATTAATGCTTCACAAGTGATTGAGAGCAAGGATTATATAGAAAGTAATGCTGAATAAAACAGTTGAAATTATAGTTGGAAATTTTATCTCCAGAATAAAGAATAAAGTTGCTAAATTTGGGTTGGTCCCAAGCAAACAAATAAAGAATTAAATGATAAGACAAACAAACTGGATGAAAGTTGtagaaggaaaaaaaatccaagaaaGCAAGCAAAGGCGAGTACATGCAGTGCAATAATAAAGAAAAGACGAAAAGAAAGCATCCAAGTGTGTCTTCATGGAGAAATTTGAAACACACATCTATGAACATGCATATAGACCATTCACTGAAGTAATAATAGATCACATAAACTACTTTTTGTCTTAGCCCCTCTTAACAAGTTAAGAAGGCATCTTAGTTTGGCAAGGAAAATATTAGTTTCGATAAGATCGATGATGAGAGGCGAGTAGTCATGATATACCTCCTGGGTGTCCCTGCTGTTGGTTACAGGCTTGTTATCATTGTTCTCGAGAATAATATGACGAAACCTAAAACTGGGAACATCTTTCACAATATGCCACTTGACTGGGAATTGACCAGTCCATTTGTCCTTGTTCCAATAATCCACACTCTTTTCAAAATCAACAGGCCCAATCATCTCAGCTACACCACAAAAACGTCCACTTGCATTCACCTGCACATGATTGTCAGCAATTTATAGAAAATCTATGTGAATATGCCCCAGTAAGAAGAGTAACAATAAAACACAAAAACAGTGTTAAACTTCCAACATTGTATAATTCAATACCCAAAACTTTTAAAAGCATGCTTAAAAATAATGAGTTAccgagaaaaataagaaaatgggGGAGGAATGTCCTTTCTCTTGTGCTTCTATATAAGCAGAATTTAACTTTTTGTTCCCAGCAGATGTGCTGGACCAAACACCATATTTGATGCTCTTATGAACATTGGCCTCACTGtaagattttattatgaaaattttgCCATCATTGTACTCCGTAACAAACTCCGGGCTATTGTATAATTTACGATCAACCCCTAGGGAGCAGTTGGCACTACCACTCTCAGCTACTGAATGCTGTTGGATCGCTCGATTATTTGATCTGTTGGTCCATGGCCGTCGGCTTTGCCTCCTAAGAAACCCACGAGTGCCATTAGAACGACCGAATGAAGCATTTCCCCTTTCTCGAATTGTGTTGTTGTTCCCTGTGCTGGGATAGGACACTCCCTGTGCAGAAGCAGCTGGTGATGTTTAACAATGACGAGGGGAAAAAACTGATGGCCTGAGAATGAGAGGTGATAGTGAGGAGTAAACCTGAACATTTCCACCAACATAAGCAGGCATTGCACTGGGATAATAGGGTCCATTAGGCATATATGGACCATACCCATTTCCAGCGTTGAATATCAGTGGGCGTTCCTCACTGTAGGCAGCCTTAAAAAACCAAGTAGTTGAATACTATAAAACTGAAACGGAGAAGTAAAACATTCAAACAGGAAACTGAATAGCAGATATTCACACATACAGCGGATCCAGACATTTGTGCCTGAGGGTTATACATGCTGATCGGATACGAAGCACCCACGTTTCCAACTGCAATGGCACCTTCAATGCCAACGTGTTGAGTGTCAGTTCCACTCACATTTCCGACTGCATTGGCACCTTCAATGCCAACATGTTGAGTGTATGTTACAAACGTACCTGATGGATTCCCATATCCTACGGAGGAAGATATAATTACCCAATCTCAGAATCAAAATCAACAAACTATGATATTAAATAGTAAAGCACAACAAGGAAACTGACATAATAAAATAGTCGATACTGTTTATCCTCTTGACTAATTATTGTGTTTTCATTTTAAATTAGAAAAATAGTAGTACAAAAGCATGCATATCTATTTGggaaggaagaaagagagagagagagcgagagagagagagcgagagagagagagagagagagatctttggTAGTAGGACTAAAAGGACAAGAACAATAAAGTAGAAGCAATTATAAAGCAATGTTCCAAACTATATGAATTCAGTTCCATGCTTTTCTTTGTGTCCTTCAGGTTTGTTTAGGGCAATATCCTCAGAATAGTGATGCTAAAACATGTAATATGATGGTATCGGTGTTCATATTTGTGATTATGTGTCACACACATAACACAATACTTCTCCCTACAAAGATTTAACACTATAGACTAAGGTTCTCAAGACAAGCACATCTTCTCAAGAGGTGCGCATATACCATCGCATTATGTAGGGTAAAAACTAAAAAGTACAACGAAACATCAACTAACAGAATttagatttaaaaagaaaaagttcAGTGCACAATGTGGAGTATGTTCAACTTGTAGTCTCCAACATAAAGAAACAAATAATCATCTAATGATTATGCTAATCAGGCATTTTAGTTTGACTATGTtttacaaaaagaagaaagctcCGCAAACCTCAGCTGAAATATGTTACTCATGGAACAAGTTTTTGTtaggaaaatattaaaatacatacCTCCATAATAGAACGATTGTGCCTGAGAGTTATCCATGTTGGCAGGAAAAGAAGCACCCACGTTTCCAACTGCATCAGCACCTTCAGTGCCTTCATtccaagaagaagagaaatgaaaTAATAGTAAAAATGGCATAGCCTAATTATTAATTATTGTGTTTTCATTTTAGATTAGAAAAATAGTAGTGCAATAACATGCACATGCATTCAGGgagcaagaaaaagagagagataggTCTTAGGTAGTAGGAAAATAAGGAGAACAATAAAGTAAACGTAGTGATAAAGCAATATTCCAATTCAGTTAGATGTTTTTCTGTGTCCTTCAGGTTTGTTTAGGACAAAATCCTCAGAATAGTGATGCTACAACATGTATGATGATGGTATTGGTGTTTATATTTGTGATTATGGTTCACATACATAACACAATACTTCTCTCTAGGCATAGGACCAACTGATAGAAAAATATAAcattatgtgcatatatgcagaATCAAATCAGTGTCATACAAacaacatatttaaaatatactttGTGCCACTTCAAACATGCAGAATAGTTTTTTATATGCTTTCTACAAAGACTTAACACTATAGACTAAGGTCCTCAAGACAAACGCATCTTCTCAAGAGTTGCACTTGTATCATTCCATTTTGCAGGGTAAAAAGTACCACGAAACATCAATGAACAAAATTTAGATTTAAAAAGCATGAGTTCAATGCACAATATGGAGTATGTTCAACTCACAGTATCCAACATAAAGATACAGGTAATCAGCTAATGATTATCTTAATCAGGCATCGTAGTTTGACGATGTTTTCCAAAATGAAGAAAGCTCTCATGTAACATGTTTTTGTTAAGAAAATCTTGAAATACATACTAACCTCCATAATAGTACGGTTGTGCCTGAGCGTCATAGTATGGTTGCGCATGAAGGTTATTGTATGTGCCTAAGGGTAAAAAGTACAATGACATATCAACGAACAAAATTTAGATATAAAAAGTTCAATGCAGAATGTGGAGTATGTTCAACTCACAGTCTCCAACATAAAGATAAATGTAATCAGCTAATGATTATCCTAATTAAGGCATTGTAGTTAGACGATgttttccaaaaaaaaagaaagatctcGTGTAACATGTTTTTGTTAGGAAAATCTTGAAATACATACTAACCTCCATGATAGTGTGGTTGTGCCTGAGGGTTATAGTATGTGCCTGAGGGTAAAAAGTACAACAAACAAAATCAACAAACAAAATTTagctttaaaaagaaaaaatgcaCAATGTAGAGTATGTTCAACTCACAGTCTCCAACATAAAGATACAAGTAATCAGCTAATGATTATCCTAATAAGGCATTGTAGTTTGACCATGTTTtccaaaaagaagaaagcttgcATGTAACATGTTTTTGTTAGGAAAATCTTGAAATATATACTAACCTCCATAATGGTACGGTTGTGCCTGAGGGTTATACATGTTGGCGGGAAATGAAGCACCCACATTTCCAACTGCATCAGCACCTTCAGGGCCTTCATTGCAAGAAGAACAAGAGAAATGAAATAATAGAAAAGGATAATATTGCTTAATTATTAGTTATTGTGTTTTCATTTTATATTAGAAAAATAGTAGTGCAATAACATGCATATGTAGTAAAGGAGCAGCAGAGAGAGGTAGGTCTTAGGTGGTAGAAAAATAAGGAGAAGAACAATAAAGTAGACGGAGTGATAAAGCAATATTCCAATTCAGTTATATGCTTTTCTTCATGTTCTTCAGGCTTGTTTAGGGCAATATCCTCATAATAGGATGCTACAACATGTTTGATGGTGGCATCGGTGTTTATATTTGTGACTATGTGCCACATACAATCATATATTACACAATACTTCTCTCTTGGCATAGGACCAATTGTCAGAAGGATATAACATTAAATGCACAATATGCAGAATCAAATCAGTGTCATACAGACTACAAATTTAAAATGTACATTGTGCAAGTTTGAACATGCAGGAAAGTTTTTTATATGCTCCCTATAAAGATATAGCACTATAGACTAAGGTCCGCAAGACAAACACATCTTCTCAAGAGTAGCAGTTATACCATCCCTTTATGCAGGATAAAAAGTACAACGAAACATCAACAAACAAAATTTAGATTTCAAAAGCAAAACAGTTCAGTACACAATATGGAGTATGTTCAACTAACAGTCTCCAACATAAGGATCCAAATAATCAGCTAATGACTATCCTAATCAGGCATTTTAGTTTGACGATGttttcaaaaaagaagaaagctctcatGTAACATGTTTTTGTTAGGAAAATCTTGAAAGACATACTAACCTCCATAATAGTATGTTTGTGCCTGTGGGTTATACATGCTAGTGGGAAAAGAAGCACCCACGTCTCCAACTACATTGGCAACTTCAGTGTCAATTTGTTGAGTGTAGTTCTCATATCCTATGAGGAAAGAAATGAATTTCCAATCTTAGAGTCAAAATCAACAACCAATGACATTAATTAGATAAAAAGAATTAAGGGAAATGACATAATAGAAAAAGATGATACTGCTTATCCTCTTGATTAGTTATTGTGTTTTCATTTTAGATTAGATAAATAGTAGCACAATAACATGCATATGTATTTAAggagcacgagagagagagagaaagagagatacgTCTTAGGTAGTAGGACAATAAGGACAAGAACAATAAAGTAGACAGAGTGATAAAGCAATGTTTCCACCTATACGAATTCAGTTACATTCATTTCTTTGTGTCCTTCAGGCTTGTCTAGGGCAATATCCTCATAATAGTGATGCTACAACATGTATTTATGATGGTATTGGTGCTtacatttgcaattatgcatgacgTACATAACACAATACTTCTCTCAGGGCATAGGACCAACAGTGAGAAGAATATACATTAGGCGCACATATACAAAATCAAATCAGTCTAGAGTAGAGACTACAAatgcaaaatgtacatgtgccactTTGTgatcataacatgcatgaaagttTTCTATATGCTCTCTTCAAATATTTAACACAACTAGGTCCTCAAGACAAACATATCTTCTCAATAGTTGCACTTATACTATCCCTTTATGTAGGGTAAAAAGTAGAACGAAACAACAATGGACAAAATTTAGATTTAAAAAGCAAAATTTCAGTGCACAATGTGGAGTGTGTTCAACTCATAGTCTCCAACAGAAAGACACAAAAGTCAGCTAATGATTATCCTAATCAGGCATTTTAGTTTGACGATGTtttacaaaaagaagaaagctctGCAAACCTTGGCCGAAATATGTTACTCATGAAACATGTTTTTGTTAGAAAAATCTTGAAATACATACTAACCTCCATAATAGTCTGGTTGTGCTTGAGAGTTATACATGCTGGTGGGAAAAGAAGCACCAACGTCTCCAACTGCATTAGGAGAAACCATCTACAtctgatttttttatataaaaaattcataCTTTTTCTTGTCAAGATAATCCAATGAAGAAATGAACATTATTACATATAGTTTGAAGACaagaaaatcatcaaacatgatttcctaATCCTTACATCGTGATATAAAATCTTAAAACAATTAAATTAACATCaacaaataatataatttatcatgTAACATAATCAAATATTGTTTGAAGACATAGGCAACAACTAAGGTATGTACATTTTTTCTACATCACGATATAAAATTTCAAACTAATTAAATTAACATTAGCAACACTAGAATCTAGATATATGCATGAACCATTGTCTTGTACTGCTGACTAGTATCGATCCACCAGACATATATAGTGGTGGCTACCAGTGTACCATGTTGGTACATTAGTCTGTACACATAACCTAACAAAATGACTGAAAAATCagccaaaatttaaaaaaaaaaaaaactatttcagGATTTTAGTCCTAATTTTTTCAcatataaactaaattaaaataaaattaaagtatATCTAAGCCATAAATGAATAAGAATTATAGGCTGTaaggataaaaaattaaaattcttaTCTTTCAGAATACATCAACAACAAACTTTATTGCATGATCCTCCGTCAAAGAGAGTTACTACTGTCAATCTAAACTAAATTTTCTTAAATACCTCTAAATAGGTCTTAATTAATCATTAATCTCTAATGAATCAAGATTTGTcaatattattgatattaatgACATGAAATGATAAACAAAACATAGAGAGAAGCTAAATACCATCAATGATAGACAAATTCCACTAGATCTCAAGTCCCAATGCCTCTTTTTTTCAGATAACTATCGATTAAGGAGATTAAACAAACCTAACGAGAGTATGAAAGAGTGAGAATGAGAGTGAGCGAAAGAAGGGAAAGGAAGGGCTTTTTATAAGCCTAAAACAACCCCCAATGATCAATTTGATCGTTGGGAGCCAGTGTGAATCAAATTCAGCACAGTACGATCGAAATATAACCCTCACCAACCGGTTCCGACCGTTAATGATCGGATTTCGATTGTATCAAATGAAATGTGAGGTGAACCAACCATTACGCCCCACATTTCTTGTGTATCGACCGAAACGAGTTGGTTGTTTTGCATCTCAATCAGTCATCGGACGTGTACGTAGAGCCAATTTCATATCGTTTCAGGCGATACAA
The window above is part of the Musa acuminata AAA Group cultivar baxijiao chromosome BXJ1-1, Cavendish_Baxijiao_AAA, whole genome shotgun sequence genome. Proteins encoded here:
- the LOC103982196 gene encoding YTH domain-containing protein ECT3 isoform X2 encodes the protein MYNSQAQPDYYGGYENYTQQIDTEVANVVGDVGASFPTSMYNPQAQTYYYGGPEGADAVGNVGASFPANMYNPQAQPYHYGGTYYNPQAQPHYHGGTYNNLHAQPYYDAQAQPYYYGGTEGADAVGNVGASFPANMDNSQAQSFYYGGYGNPSGAIAVGNVGASYPISMYNPQAQMSGSAAAYSEERPLIFNAGNGYGPYMPNGPYYPSAMPAYVGGNVQGVSYPSTGNNNTIRERGNASFGRSNGTRGFLRRQSRRPWTNRSNNRAIQQHSVAESGSANCSLGVDRKLYNSPEFVTEYNDGKIFIIKSYSEANVHKSIKYGVWSSTSAGNKKLNSAYIEAQEKGHSSPIFLFFSVNASGRFCGVAEMIGPVDFEKSVDYWNKDKWTGQFPVKWHIVKDVPSFRFRHIILENNDNKPVTNSRDTQEVKLEQGLEMLSIFKTHEYKESILDAFEFYDKREAALRRRKARQQETRTTTRNKISKRFVQVVKFKGETSNVGISTDKTSSSNGVGSSPTPKDV
- the LOC103982196 gene encoding YTH domain-containing protein ECT3 isoform X1, with the translated sequence MYNSQAQPDYYGGYENYTQQIDTEVANVVGDVGASFPTSMYNPQAQTYYYGGPEGADAVGNVGASFPANMYNPQAQPYHYGGTYYNPQAQPHYHGGTYNNLHAQPYYDAQAQPYYYGGTEGADAVGNVGASFPANMDNSQAQSFYYGGYGNPSGTFVTYTQHVGIEGANAVGNVSGTDTQHVGIEGAIAVGNVGASYPISMYNPQAQMSGSAAAYSEERPLIFNAGNGYGPYMPNGPYYPSAMPAYVGGNVQGVSYPSTGNNNTIRERGNASFGRSNGTRGFLRRQSRRPWTNRSNNRAIQQHSVAESGSANCSLGVDRKLYNSPEFVTEYNDGKIFIIKSYSEANVHKSIKYGVWSSTSAGNKKLNSAYIEAQEKGHSSPIFLFFSVNASGRFCGVAEMIGPVDFEKSVDYWNKDKWTGQFPVKWHIVKDVPSFRFRHIILENNDNKPVTNSRDTQEVKLEQGLEMLSIFKTHEYKESILDAFEFYDKREAALRRRKARQQETRTTTRNKISKRFVQVVKFKGETSNVGISTDKTSSSNGVGSSPTPKDV